A single region of the Gemella sp. zg-570 genome encodes:
- a CDS encoding ABC transporter ATP-binding protein gives MNLIKKLSWFLKLEKKQYIIAISSLILVSILNLIPPKIIGIVIDGITDGNLTDSQLLIDVFVLLLSALAMYFLRYIWRVNLFGSSSRLGKILRYKLYSHFTKMSPSFYQKYRTGDLMAHATNDINAVTQTAGAGVMSAVDATITAFVTLLTMFISISWELTLLVLIPLPFLSFATNRLGKKIHLSFKESQNSFSELNNNVQESVTGIKVTKAFNYGKQEVEKFKQTNDKTYAKNLKTMRYDVLFDPAILVFIGLCYLISLTMGGYFVSVDKITIGNLVTFITYLDMLVWPLLAMGYLFNIIQRGNASYGRIEKLLNEESDVDSNENSNLTIANGKLEYNIEEFIYEDVTTLANINFSLEKGATLGIVGPTGSGKTSLLKLLLRERDVSKGNISLNNHNINDYKLSDLRSLIGYVPQDQILFSASIRDNVKFANPDLSDEEVAEATRWSGVYRDIISMPATFDTIVGERGVVLSGGQKQRIAISRALITNPEILILDDSLSAVDAKTEDLILNNLRTLREGKTNIITAHRLSAVVHADLIIVMDKGTILEKGNHNQLLANNGWYAKTYHKQQIEQTLEGEE, from the coding sequence ATGAATCTCATAAAAAAATTGAGTTGGTTCTTAAAACTTGAAAAGAAACAATATATTATAGCTATATCATCACTGATATTAGTTAGTATTTTAAATTTAATACCACCAAAAATTATAGGTATCGTGATAGACGGAATTACAGACGGTAATTTAACAGATTCTCAGTTGCTTATAGATGTTTTTGTTTTACTCTTGTCTGCTCTTGCCATGTATTTTTTACGTTATATCTGGCGTGTAAATTTATTTGGTTCGTCTAGTAGACTGGGAAAAATTTTGCGTTATAAACTTTATTCTCATTTTACAAAAATGTCGCCGTCATTTTATCAAAAATATAGGACTGGAGATTTAATGGCTCATGCGACTAACGACATAAATGCCGTAACGCAAACTGCTGGAGCTGGAGTTATGTCAGCAGTTGATGCAACAATTACTGCCTTTGTAACCCTGCTAACAATGTTTATAAGTATATCTTGGGAATTAACTTTATTAGTTTTAATCCCCCTACCATTTTTATCTTTTGCAACTAATCGTTTAGGAAAAAAAATTCATTTAAGTTTCAAAGAATCTCAAAATTCATTTTCTGAACTTAATAATAATGTTCAAGAAAGTGTTACGGGTATCAAAGTTACAAAAGCATTTAACTACGGTAAGCAAGAAGTAGAGAAATTTAAGCAAACTAATGATAAAACTTATGCAAAAAATTTAAAAACTATGCGATATGATGTTTTATTCGACCCAGCCATTTTGGTATTTATAGGTTTGTGTTATTTAATTTCTTTAACTATGGGAGGTTATTTTGTATCTGTTGATAAAATAACAATAGGAAACTTGGTAACTTTTATTACCTATCTTGATATGTTAGTTTGGCCCTTGCTTGCTATGGGATATTTATTCAATATCATACAAAGAGGTAATGCTTCTTATGGAAGAATTGAAAAATTATTGAATGAAGAAAGTGATGTTGATAGCAACGAAAATTCTAATCTAACAATAGCAAATGGAAAATTAGAATATAATATAGAAGAATTTATTTATGAAGATGTTACGACACTTGCAAATATAAATTTTTCTTTAGAAAAAGGAGCAACACTGGGTATAGTAGGTCCAACTGGTTCAGGAAAAACAAGCCTATTAAAATTATTACTTAGAGAAAGAGATGTAAGTAAGGGAAATATCTCATTAAATAATCATAATATAAATGATTATAAGTTATCAGATTTAAGAAGTTTAATAGGTTATGTTCCCCAAGACCAAATATTATTTTCAGCATCAATTCGAGATAATGTAAAATTTGCTAATCCTGATTTGTCTGATGAAGAAGTTGCAGAAGCAACAAGATGGAGCGGAGTTTATAGGGATATAATTTCTATGCCAGCTACTTTTGATACCATAGTTGGTGAACGTGGAGTAGTCTTATCTGGCGGACAAAAACAACGTATTGCAATTAGTAGAGCCTTGATTACAAATCCAGAAATTTTAATTTTAGATGATAGCTTGAGTGCAGTTGATGCCAAAACAGAAGATTTAATTTTAAATAATTTACGGACACTTAGAGAGGGAAAAACCAATATTATTACAGCCCACCGTTTGAGTGCAGTTGTGCATGCAGATTTAATTATTGTTATGGATAAGGGAACTATTTTAGAAAAAGGAAATCATAATCAACTATTAGCAAATAATGGTTGGTATGCAAAAACTTATCACAAACAACAGATAGAACAAACATTGGAAGGGGAGGAATAG
- the clpP gene encoding ATP-dependent Clp endopeptidase proteolytic subunit ClpP — MNLIPTVIEQTSQGERAYDIYSRLLKDRIVILGSDVNDQVANSIVSQLLFLEAQDSEKEIYFYINSPGGSVTAGFAIYDTMQHIKCDVVTICMGMAASMGAFLLAAGTIGKRYCLPNAEVMIHQPLGGAQGQATEIEIAARHILRTKAKLNKILADRTGQTIKAIERDTERDNYMTAEEALAYGLVDKVMYPENNKLQKKEKVKKSNKKSEE; from the coding sequence ATGAATTTAATTCCAACAGTAATTGAGCAGACTTCACAAGGTGAAAGAGCCTATGATATTTACTCAAGATTGTTAAAAGATAGAATTGTAATTCTTGGTTCAGATGTAAATGACCAAGTTGCTAACTCAATAGTTAGTCAATTATTATTTTTAGAAGCACAAGATAGTGAAAAAGAAATCTACTTCTACATAAATTCACCAGGAGGAAGTGTAACAGCCGGGTTTGCAATTTATGATACTATGCAACATATTAAATGTGATGTAGTAACTATATGTATGGGTATGGCCGCTAGTATGGGAGCATTTTTACTTGCTGCTGGAACAATAGGTAAGAGATATTGCTTGCCAAATGCAGAAGTAATGATTCACCAACCACTAGGAGGGGCTCAAGGACAAGCAACAGAAATAGAAATAGCTGCCCGCCATATCCTAAGAACAAAGGCTAAATTAAATAAAATATTAGCTGACAGAACGGGTCAAACTATCAAGGCAATAGAAAGAGATACAGAACGTGATAACTATATGACTGCTGAAGAAGCATTGGCTTACGGTTTAGTAGACAAGGTAATGTATCCAGAAAATAATAAATTACAAAAAAAAGAAAAAGTAAAAAAATCAAATAAAAAATCAGAAGAATAA
- a CDS encoding YitT family protein → MFKDFFFQVEQKKTTKQFLFLFVGIIIFSVYAGILLPANDLGTGGALGLAFVLNKFTGINLGTAQLLLNIPLFYIGFRYVGKNFMILTTIVVLSSAFLINYLPLVIHPVDLQDKLVATIFSGILSGISMSFIIIAGGSTGGTDITGKYIVKKFNLNLPTVFLVQDLIIYLIIWFSFDIRYVMYAFIMSFVRNQTMITIQKFLSAYVQCTIICDDTEELVEVINTKMNRGSTIIDVEGGYSHQKRRMIILVIQQNEMHILRKIVNKHCPNAFITTNSINAIMGNFKEHSYRW, encoded by the coding sequence ATGTTTAAAGATTTTTTTTTCCAAGTAGAACAAAAGAAAACTACAAAACAATTTTTATTTCTATTTGTAGGAATAATTATATTTTCTGTTTATGCAGGAATATTGCTACCTGCTAATGATTTAGGAACTGGTGGAGCCTTGGGGCTTGCCTTTGTTTTAAATAAGTTTACAGGTATTAATTTAGGGACAGCTCAGCTACTGTTAAATATCCCTTTATTTTATATAGGTTTTCGTTATGTAGGAAAGAATTTTATGATTTTAACAACAATAGTTGTCCTATCTTCAGCCTTTTTAATTAATTATTTACCCCTGGTAATTCATCCGGTAGACTTGCAAGACAAGTTAGTTGCTACCATATTTTCTGGAATTCTATCTGGTATTTCTATGAGTTTTATTATTATAGCTGGTGGCTCAACTGGGGGTACTGATATTACAGGGAAATATATTGTTAAAAAATTTAATTTAAATCTTCCTACGGTATTTTTGGTGCAGGATCTTATAATATATTTAATAATTTGGTTTTCTTTTGATATTCGCTACGTTATGTATGCCTTTATTATGAGTTTTGTTAGAAATCAAACTATGATAACTATTCAAAAATTTTTATCAGCCTATGTTCAGTGTACAATTATTTGCGACGATACAGAAGAACTTGTAGAAGTTATAAATACTAAAATGAATAGGGGTTCTACTATCATAGACGTAGAGGGTGGCTATAGTCATCAAAAACGCCGTATGATAATTTTAGTTATTCAACAAAATGAAATGCACATTTTAAGAAAAATAGTTAATAAACATTGCCCAAATGCCTTCATCACAACCAATAGTATTAATGCAATTATGGGTAACTTTAAAGAGCATTCTTACAGGTGGTAA
- a CDS encoding DUF6612 family protein, whose product MNEKDGKYQIVYEGTDEQYKDIIKDALENSSAREATDLDDAIENIEIKSASMEYLVNKNTFQIISATTKAEFYVLNKGQRSSEIVTMISETEFSNINNVAEIILPAEALNAQVAYKA is encoded by the coding sequence ATAAATGAAAAAGATGGCAAATATCAAATAGTTTATGAGGGAACAGATGAGCAATATAAAGATATAATAAAAGATGCTCTAGAAAATTCTTCTGCTAGAGAGGCAACTGATTTAGATGATGCAATAGAAAACATAGAAATAAAATCTGCTAGCATGGAGTATCTAGTAAATAAAAATACTTTCCAAATTATATCAGCAACTACAAAAGCAGAATTTTATGTTCTTAATAAGGGACAAAGAAGTAGCGAGATTGTTACTATGATTTCAGAAACAGAATTTTCAAATATAAATAATGTTGCAGAAATAATTCTACCAGCAGAAGCACTTAATGCTCAAGTAGCATACAAGGCCTAA
- the glmS gene encoding glutamine--fructose-6-phosphate transaminase (isomerizing): MCGIVGFIGNNNGVDFLIDGLSSLEYRGYDSCGIAGVVDGKTEIIKTIGRIKNLEDLIPSDLELNIGIGHTRWATHGGVNTKNSHPHQSFSGKFTLVHNGVIENFQELKDRFFKKIQMNSETDTEIIVQLIELFAKDGLTTKEAFLKAISKLHGSYALCLIDKENADTIYVAKNKSPLLVGLGQDCNYVGSDALAMIKYTNKFLEINDGEIVTVKKDSVVIEDSTGQSIDRKSFTPNIKYGEIDKGVYAHYMIKEINEQAFAMRNIISEYFKGKEVSIDEDIINSVKESDRLYIIGCGTSYNAGLVGKEYFEKWAKIPTEVHLASEFAYNLPLLSKKPMFIFLSQSGETADLRAVLTKVRDKYPELKFLVLTNVDASTLSRECDYSLILHAGVEIAVASTKAYTSQIAILSILAYEVAKRLGNKLKIDIEKELSVVTNAIESILDDTKNIKNLAANLFTERNAFYIGRGADYYSACEAALKLKEVSYIQTEGFAGGELKHGTIALIEKKTPVIALITSTRLDLNTRSNISEVASRGANTLVITLEKLARKGDYAIPNVHEELAPIVSIVVTQLFAYYAAVNRGLDVDKPRNLAKSVTVE; encoded by the coding sequence ATGTGCGGAATTGTAGGTTTTATAGGAAATAATAACGGAGTAGATTTTTTAATTGACGGTCTTAGTAGTCTTGAATATCGTGGCTACGACTCTTGTGGGATAGCTGGAGTTGTGGATGGTAAAACAGAAATTATAAAAACTATTGGTCGTATTAAAAATTTAGAAGACTTAATTCCAAGTGATTTAGAATTAAATATAGGTATCGGTCATACACGTTGGGCTACACACGGAGGAGTGAATACAAAAAATTCACACCCTCATCAAAGTTTTAGCGGTAAATTTACCCTTGTTCACAATGGAGTAATAGAAAATTTTCAAGAACTAAAGGATAGATTTTTCAAAAAAATTCAAATGAATTCAGAAACAGATACAGAAATTATAGTCCAACTAATTGAACTTTTTGCAAAAGATGGTTTAACAACAAAAGAAGCATTTTTAAAAGCAATCTCAAAATTACATGGTTCTTACGCCCTATGTTTAATAGATAAAGAAAATGCTGATACTATCTATGTAGCAAAAAATAAAAGTCCACTTCTTGTAGGTTTGGGGCAAGACTGTAACTATGTTGGTAGTGACGCTCTTGCCATGATTAAATACACTAACAAATTTTTAGAAATTAATGACGGTGAAATAGTAACAGTAAAAAAAGATAGTGTTGTTATAGAAGATAGCACAGGTCAAAGTATCGATAGAAAATCTTTCACACCAAACATAAAATACGGGGAAATTGACAAGGGTGTTTACGCCCACTATATGATTAAAGAAATAAACGAGCAAGCATTTGCCATGCGTAATATAATTTCTGAATACTTTAAGGGTAAAGAAGTAAGTATTGATGAAGATATAATAAATTCAGTAAAAGAATCTGATAGATTATATATAATTGGTTGTGGTACAAGTTACAATGCTGGACTAGTAGGAAAAGAATATTTTGAAAAATGGGCAAAAATTCCAACAGAAGTTCACCTAGCATCAGAATTTGCTTATAATCTGCCCCTACTTTCAAAAAAACCAATGTTTATATTCCTATCACAATCAGGAGAAACTGCTGACCTACGTGCCGTTCTAACAAAAGTACGTGATAAATATCCAGAATTAAAATTTTTGGTTCTAACAAATGTAGATGCTTCAACCCTAAGTCGCGAATGTGATTATAGCTTAATCTTACACGCTGGAGTGGAAATTGCAGTTGCTTCTACAAAAGCTTATACTTCTCAAATTGCAATCTTGAGTATTCTTGCTTATGAAGTTGCTAAAAGATTAGGTAACAAACTAAAAATTGATATTGAAAAAGAATTATCAGTAGTTACTAATGCCATCGAATCTATTTTAGATGATACAAAAAATATTAAAAACTTAGCTGCTAATCTCTTCACAGAAAGAAATGCTTTTTATATAGGACGTGGAGCTGACTACTATTCTGCTTGTGAAGCCGCCTTAAAATTAAAAGAAGTTTCTTATATTCAAACAGAAGGTTTTGCTGGTGGAGAATTAAAACATGGAACTATCGCCCTAATCGAGAAAAAAACTCCTGTTATTGCCCTAATAACAAGTACAAGATTAGACTTAAATACTCGTAGCAATATTAGTGAAGTTGCTAGTCGTGGAGCTAATACTTTAGTTATCACTCTTGAAAAACTTGCCCGCAAGGGAGATTATGCAATTCCTAATGTTCACGAAGAATTAGCACCTATAGTGAGTATTGTAGTAACTCAATTATTTGCTTACTATGCAGCTGTAAATCGTGGTTTAGATGTAGATAAACCAAGAAATCTTGCAAAATCAGTTACGGTAGAATAA
- a CDS encoding DUF1304 family protein, whose translation MNLLITILSILTGLEFLYIMYLETIATTSKTTSRVFEMSKEELERKSVNILFKNQGLYNGLLGLLIITATILGDLRWQILLLVYVVLVAAYGALTSNPKILLKQGGLAILALILIAINII comes from the coding sequence ATGAATTTATTAATCACAATATTATCAATCTTAACAGGACTAGAATTTTTATACATTATGTATTTAGAAACTATCGCAACAACTTCAAAAACAACATCAAGAGTATTTGAGATGTCTAAAGAAGAGTTAGAAAGAAAATCAGTAAACATCCTTTTTAAAAATCAGGGTCTTTATAACGGTTTGCTAGGTTTATTAATTATCACAGCTACAATTTTAGGAGATTTAAGATGGCAAATTTTACTGTTAGTCTATGTAGTTTTAGTAGCAGCTTACGGAGCCTTAACATCTAATCCTAAAATTTTATTAAAGCAAGGTGGTTTAGCAATCTTAGCCTTAATACTAATAGCTATAAATATTATTTAA
- a CDS encoding ABC transporter ATP-binding protein — MKKNNKTLFQFIPYMKNAKREYIFGLGAALLSTLGSVVAVYLLAKIFDNVEGTITQKIIYRSLLIVAGYGIMQIASGLLTYIRNIFLVAGANKVYVRIQTRIYDHIQNLPISYFDNMPAGSVVSRITSDANVIRKFFTDTFVNIVVIFLKLFFIYIVLFSVDIYFAFFMLLLIPLMYFIMVLYNKFTVNTMIKYRKTYSECSAIINESYQNLEIIKSFNKEEESLNYWKKANDRRYKYGLKINFFDATLLHTLTGFLQILIFTAVIFYYSYSYFHDNKFGITIGIAYLFINYSQDIIYRLTDFTAEISVYTRAISAAVNIGEVLELKVEEDTGKITAKDNFQGNIKFEDVSFAYKYDSYVLKNINLEIEKNQTVAFVGSTGSGKSTIMNLLIKFYEANKGRVSISDEDVKNYSRNYLREQIAIVLQDSFLFEGSLLDNITPTGDENLAKKSLERVGGSFILEQGRTLQSKVEDGGNNFSTGEKQLICLARALAKNPKILILDESTANVDSQTEQYVSRAIEELKVGRTTLIIAHRLSTIKNADKIFVLHYGELVEAGNHQDLLEIGGRYSKMYRTQTKGE, encoded by the coding sequence ATGAAGAAGAATAACAAAACTTTATTTCAGTTCATTCCTTATATGAAAAATGCTAAACGTGAATATATTTTTGGGTTGGGTGCAGCCTTGCTATCAACTTTAGGAAGTGTAGTGGCAGTTTATCTTCTTGCCAAAATTTTTGATAATGTCGAGGGAACTATCACCCAAAAAATAATCTATCGTTCCCTGCTTATTGTTGCAGGTTACGGAATAATGCAAATAGCTTCAGGTCTACTTACCTACATCAGAAATATTTTTTTGGTTGCTGGTGCAAACAAGGTTTATGTGAGAATTCAAACAAGGATATACGACCATATTCAAAATTTACCTATCAGTTATTTTGATAATATGCCAGCAGGTTCTGTGGTTTCAAGAATAACAAGTGATGCTAATGTAATAAGAAAATTTTTTACCGATACCTTTGTCAATATAGTAGTAATATTTTTAAAATTATTTTTTATCTATATCGTTCTCTTTAGCGTAGATATTTACTTTGCATTCTTTATGCTACTTTTGATACCACTTATGTATTTTATAATGGTGCTTTACAATAAATTTACTGTTAATACCATGATAAAATATCGTAAAACTTATTCAGAGTGTAGTGCTATTATAAATGAAAGTTATCAAAATTTAGAAATTATAAAATCTTTTAATAAAGAAGAAGAGAGTTTAAATTATTGGAAAAAAGCCAACGATAGACGTTATAAATACGGCTTGAAAATTAATTTTTTTGACGCAACTTTATTGCATACTTTGACAGGTTTTTTACAAATATTAATTTTTACGGCAGTAATTTTTTATTACAGCTACTCATATTTTCATGACAATAAATTCGGTATTACAATCGGAATAGCTTATCTATTTATTAATTACAGCCAAGATATTATTTATCGTTTGACTGACTTTACAGCAGAAATTTCAGTCTATACAAGGGCGATTAGTGCCGCAGTAAATATTGGAGAAGTTTTAGAATTAAAAGTAGAAGAAGATACTGGAAAAATTACAGCTAAAGATAATTTTCAAGGAAATATAAAATTTGAAGACGTATCTTTTGCCTACAAATATGATAGCTATGTCTTAAAAAATATCAATTTAGAAATAGAAAAAAATCAAACTGTTGCCTTTGTCGGTTCTACCGGTAGTGGTAAGAGTACAATTATGAATTTATTAATTAAATTTTACGAGGCTAACAAGGGCAGGGTAAGTATAAGCGATGAAGATGTAAAAAATTATAGTCGCAATTACTTGCGTGAACAGATAGCCATAGTTTTACAAGATTCATTTTTATTTGAAGGGAGTTTACTAGATAATATAACTCCAACTGGTGATGAAAATTTAGCGAAAAAATCACTAGAACGTGTGGGAGGAAGTTTTATTTTAGAGCAGGGAAGAACTCTACAATCAAAAGTTGAAGATGGGGGTAATAATTTTTCAACTGGTGAAAAACAATTAATTTGTCTGGCTCGTGCCTTAGCAAAAAATCCAAAAATTTTAATTTTGGACGAATCTACTGCCAATGTTGATAGCCAAACAGAACAATATGTAAGTCGTGCCATAGAAGAATTAAAAGTAGGACGTACAACTCTAATAATTGCCCACAGACTATCAACTATAAAAAATGCAGACAAAATTTTTGTCTTACATTACGGGGAACTCGTTGAAGCAGGAAATCATCAAGATTTGCTTGAGATAGGTGGACGTTACAGTAAAATGTACAGAACACAAACAAAGGGAGAATAA
- a CDS encoding ABC transporter ATP-binding protein has product MNSVLRFFKRDKWRVFAVTITSMISNLLTLYPVTRVSYIVDSISTNTITYNDVVRETLLLLLVGVLKYLISSLNDYITFLGYFSSIKYLSQDVQEAVYKHTPILFNKISIGDVISRSTNDVIDYISPMASFGLFCFLEGVIYNGYITFLIFSKSTLTYTILIILPYIIQTIYLYRHKGKQEIYYDKMLKIMDKITDETLENVKGVRVIRTYNLLNKVRQSFVEKLNLYADNNLEYMKNVKLFQPINMVSTAVSYFISVVYGFYLIQSSQMTIGGIMAIFIVLVLIQWPYIALSQFIISWVETKKGMERIEEIENEKILVNNDLATENFDFDSAIEFKNFSFKYDNEEVLKNINLKINKGETIGIVGKTGSGKSSLVKQLLRLYPVAENQLILDGKSIEKYYDYSIRSKVAIALQEYQLFSKSLKENILFYRNNLEENLEEALLIADLKKDVDRFEDGVETLIGENGLSLSGGQKQRIGIARAVIGNPEILILDDSLSAVDATTEKNIIANIKNSRQGKTNIIVAHRISAVRHADKIVVLSEGEIIGLGNHEDLIKTCLWYKELDEYQNKEVEKNEEE; this is encoded by the coding sequence GTGAATAGTGTTTTAAGATTTTTTAAAAGAGATAAGTGGCGTGTTTTTGCAGTAACGATAACTTCCATGATTTCAAATTTATTGACCCTTTATCCTGTAACGAGGGTGTCTTATATTGTGGATAGTATTTCAACAAACACTATAACCTATAATGACGTTGTTCGAGAAACTTTGCTTTTACTTCTTGTCGGTGTCTTAAAATATTTAATTAGTTCTTTAAATGACTATATTACTTTTCTAGGTTACTTTTCTTCTATAAAATATTTGAGCCAAGATGTGCAAGAGGCAGTTTATAAGCATACGCCAATTTTATTTAATAAGATTAGTATAGGTGATGTTATAAGTAGGTCTACCAATGATGTTATTGACTATATAAGTCCCATGGCTTCTTTTGGTCTTTTTTGTTTTTTAGAGGGAGTTATTTATAACGGCTATATCACTTTTTTAATTTTTTCTAAGTCAACACTTACCTATACGATACTAATAATTTTACCCTACATAATTCAAACAATTTATCTGTATCGTCATAAGGGCAAGCAGGAAATTTATTACGACAAAATGTTAAAAATTATGGATAAGATTACAGATGAAACTTTAGAAAATGTTAAGGGTGTAAGAGTTATTCGTACCTATAATTTATTAAATAAGGTAAGACAAAGTTTTGTAGAAAAATTAAATCTTTATGCTGATAATAATTTAGAATACATGAAAAATGTTAAACTATTCCAGCCAATTAATATGGTTTCAACAGCAGTTTCTTATTTTATTTCTGTTGTATATGGTTTCTATTTAATTCAGTCATCGCAAATGACTATCGGTGGAATTATGGCAATTTTTATTGTCCTTGTTTTGATACAATGGCCCTACATAGCCCTATCACAATTTATAATTTCTTGGGTGGAAACTAAAAAGGGAATGGAGCGTATCGAAGAAATTGAAAATGAAAAAATTCTAGTGAACAATGACTTAGCAACAGAAAATTTCGATTTTGATAGTGCCATAGAATTTAAAAATTTTTCTTTTAAATATGACAATGAAGAAGTTTTAAAAAATATTAATCTAAAAATTAACAAGGGAGAAACTATCGGAATAGTTGGCAAAACAGGTTCAGGTAAATCAAGCCTAGTAAAACAATTATTGCGTTTGTACCCGGTAGCAGAAAATCAATTAATTTTAGACGGTAAAAGTATCGAAAAATATTACGACTATTCAATAAGGTCTAAAGTAGCCATAGCCCTACAAGAGTATCAACTATTTTCTAAAAGTTTAAAAGAAAATATTTTGTTTTATAGAAATAATCTCGAAGAAAATTTAGAAGAGGCTTTACTTATTGCTGATTTGAAAAAAGATGTTGATAGGTTTGAAGATGGAGTAGAAACTTTAATTGGAGAAAATGGTCTGTCCCTATCTGGAGGTCAAAAGCAGCGTATCGGAATTGCTCGAGCTGTAATTGGCAATCCAGAAATTTTAATTTTAGATGATAGCCTTAGTGCAGTTGATGCAACAACAGAAAAAAATATTATAGCTAATATTAAAAATAGTCGTCAAGGCAAAACAAATATTATTGTTGCCCACAGAATTTCTGCGGTGCGTCATGCTGATAAGATAGTCGTTCTTAGTGAGGGTGAAATTATTGGACTAGGTAACCATGAAGACTTGATAAAAACTTGTCTGTGGTACAAAGAGTTAGACGAATATCAAAATAAGGAGGTAGAAAAAAATGAAGAAGAATAA
- a CDS encoding class I SAM-dependent methyltransferase, which produces MSNIEKLFNKIDSKTEEIKTKTGDNYLKALVKYLKLEDDNEYFEIVDNYSKEEIKKVYHFLVLKSFKELQNINYNVTPEIIGFYIANLVKEIYDDKKISVTDLASGSGTLLLSLAEKLNLETNFTSVDVDFDYASLQANIFNLLEQKVDIINQDGLKKINIPKQDVIVSDTPYGYYTDEDNSLNFKLCSEEGYSLNALLFLEQATNYLKDDGLAVLLMPKEIMNFDEKIKKFIEKDINFNAFIVLPEEMFKNKNQQRVIVLATKKGQTILPKQVFLAELPAYQNKNAYLNFISNFKKWLASK; this is translated from the coding sequence ATGTCTAATATAGAAAAATTATTTAATAAAATAGATAGTAAAACTGAAGAGATAAAAACAAAAACAGGTGATAATTATTTAAAGGCACTTGTAAAATATTTAAAGTTAGAAGATGATAATGAATATTTTGAAATAGTAGATAATTATTCAAAGGAAGAAATAAAAAAAGTTTATCACTTTTTAGTTTTAAAATCTTTTAAGGAATTGCAAAATATTAACTATAATGTTACACCAGAAATTATAGGTTTTTATATAGCTAATCTAGTTAAAGAAATTTATGACGATAAAAAAATTAGTGTAACAGACTTGGCTAGTGGTAGTGGAACACTCTTACTTTCATTAGCGGAAAAATTAAATTTAGAAACTAACTTTACATCTGTTGATGTAGATTTTGATTATGCTAGTCTACAAGCAAATATTTTTAATTTGCTGGAACAAAAAGTAGATATTATCAACCAAGACGGACTAAAAAAAATAAATATTCCCAAGCAAGATGTTATTGTTAGTGATACGCCCTATGGTTATTATACTGATGAAGACAACAGCCTTAATTTTAAATTATGTAGCGAGGAAGGTTATAGCCTAAATGCCCTATTATTTTTAGAGCAGGCAACAAATTATTTAAAAGATGATGGTCTTGCAGTTTTGCTTATGCCAAAAGAAATAATGAACTTTGATGAAAAAATTAAAAAGTTTATTGAAAAAGATATTAATTTTAATGCCTTTATTGTCTTGCCAGAAGAAATGTTTAAAAATAAAAATCAACAAAGAGTAATAGTCCTTGCAACTAAAAAGGGGCAGACTATCTTACCAAAGCAGGTGTTTTTAGCTGAATTGCCAGCCTATCAAAATAAGAATGCTTATTTGAATTTCATATCCAACTTTAAAAAATGGTTAGCAAGTAAATAA